The Balneolales bacterium ANBcel1 DNA segment CTTGTCGGCGCGCAGGTCAAGGGTGCCAAGCGATTGCCAGTCTCTGGTGACAAAGGCATTTTCCGAAAGAGAGACGGCATCCACCTGGCGTTGCGCAAACTTCTGCTGCTCATCGGAGTACATGGGCGGAAGCCGCTTTGGCCTGTCGAGGGTAACCAGTCTGGCGTAGTCGCTGACGGTTCTGTCGACCGCTCGGGTACCGAGTCCGAATACCAGCCTGAGCATTCCCGCCTCCATATCGATGTTTTTGTCCCAGACATACAGGTTGGAGGAGTTCCCGACTCCGGCGACATGCGGGAAAAAGAGGTCATCGTAGCGGTCGCCGGAAACGCGCTGTACGAGTACGGCCATCTGTTCGTCCTTGTCGGAGAGTCCGCGGTTCTTCCGGTACATCAGGGCGTCACGGTTCATGGTGCTGGCATAGACGGTTCTGATGGCCGATTCAAATGCCTCATAGCGCTCTTCAATCGAACCCTGATTGGCGCAAAACACGCTCTCGTACTTGCCGGCGAACGCATTTCCGAAATTGTCTTCCAGCAGCGAACTGGAACGGACGATGATCGGCGATTGGCCGAAATATTCCAGCATCTGAAGAAACTCTTCACGGATTTCGGGGGGAAAGGTGCCCGACAGCAGTTTGTCCCTGAAATCCGGGGCAAGCGAGAAGTAACCCTCATCCGTTTTCTGCTGAGTCCTGAGTTTCCACCAGCCGTTTCGGACCACATAGGTATAGAAGACATCCGACCCGACGTAGAACGAATCGTGAGGTTCCATGAACGGAGCAAAACGTGCCTCATCCTCCGTTTCCAGAATTTTTCTGGCCAGCAGCATGCCGACGCTTTTTCCACCGATGAAGCCGCTGCCGATTTCCCTCGAGGCGACGGCGATCAGGTCGGCCAGCGAAAAATAGCGGTCGCACAAATCGAACATCGCCGACTCCTGCCCAACGAGCATCCGCAGCAACTTTCTTTTTACGGCCTGGTGCTGCTCCTCGTTCTGTTCGAGTACTTCCCTGGCCTGCCGGAAAATCACATCCCAGTTATCGAGACGTTCCTCCGGGCGGGGAATACCCGAAAAAAGTCCGGCTGCTTCGGCGCTGGAGGTAACGCTGACCGCCTCCTCCCCCCGGATCAGATGGGGAAAAAACATGGTTGGCGAATAACGCTGCCACACCTTGAGCGGGTGGATATAGCGGTTGCCCCGGACATGGTAGACATCAAGCAGCAACTGGGTGGTCTCCCGGATACCCGCGATACAGCTGTTTGTGTGCATATTTCGTCTGAGGGCGAAATATGCGATCGTGTCCAGATCAAACAGATAGGGGCAGGTCACTTTAAAAAAGTTACCGATCATAAGGTCGGAGTGCCAGTTTGCGAGCAAATCGGTCAGGCAATCGAAAACATAGAACGTCTTCCTCCCTTCCCGCTCCATCATTTGGTGGATGGCTCCGGCGAAATGTTCAAAGCCCTTACCGGGATCGACATCATATTCGGTGATGTCAGGATGATGGTCCAGAAGCGGGGCATGAGAGCCGAACCGGACATACACGAGCCGACGTTTGTCGTTATGCGTTTGCCTGACAAAAGGTTCGATCAGTTTTTGGTAGTCGAATACCGAATCGACCTGCCAGACCACATTATCGCCCAGACGAAGGTAGTCGATCGCCTTGTCGAGGCCGCTGATTCCGGTTCCTGCCCGATCCTGATGGTTCATATCTGAGCTCTGTTGTAATTAAAGTATTTCGTTTTTTGTCATCCGGAGCCTGGTGCGATAAAAAGTACCGGTCCGGAATGTGTCATGCTCAGATCGCAACCTGGCACACCTCTGCTTTGGCGGAATTCCGACAAAGACGGAAAATCCGACACCGAATCTGCGAAGGAACCGTTCTTTGCCTGATTTGTGTTAGTGAGTGTACATGAAGTGATGTCGCGGCTTCTGTCTGTCACAATCCGCACGGCAGAGCAGGCGAAGAGGCGGCTGAGCAATAATACATTACCCCAAAATAACGAAAAGTATTTCAGTTGTTATGAGAAATGAAGATCTCCGTTTTAAGAGCAAAGAGCGTAAATCCCGTGAAGAAGCGGCTGTTTTCCTGCGTCAGCTTGCCGACAAGATTGAAGCGGGCAAACTGACTCTCAAACAGGGCAGCGAAGAGGTTCTGCTAGAGCTGCCCGGCGATGTAACCGTAGAAATAGAGGTAGAGGACAAGAAAAAGCAGAAAAAAGGCATCCAGCATAAACTGGAAGTTGAAATCAAATGGTATGAGGGAGACGATGCTTCGGGTCCGGTTGAGCTTGGGTAAATGTGCCGTGCAATGAGTCAGGTTATCGTGGCTGCACGAAAGGAACCTGCCGGTCCGTGACGTTCAAGAGCTACTAAGGCACGGCTCATTGACCATAACCGAAATATACCTGCACGATAACCCGGACGGCCTTCGTAAAAAGGTACAATCTGCCTGATGCGGAGAAGCCAAAACCTGCCAAATGCAGAGCGACTGTTTTTTTTAAAAAAAACAGTCGGGGGGGAATAAGGGGGGATAAAAAATTTGAGGCACCTCAAAACCCCTTGCATTTACCAACCCCCATATAGCAAAAAAATCGATCCCATTTTGCATGAGAGCCGATTTTTGCAAAAACTTCAACATGATTTCGTGGGTCCTACTGGATTCGAACCAGTGACTTCCAGCTTGTCGAGCTGGCGCTCTAACCAACTGAGCTAAGGACCCGGTTTGCAGCGTCCCGGGCATACATCCGATACTTGCGTAACTTCATAGTGGCCCGGCCTGACGGCATCCGAAACAGGCAGTCCGTCAACTGCAGAGCAAAGATATCATTTTGGCGGATTCCTCACAATAGAAAATGGAAATTGCCACCAGATTATGCTCCCTGAAAAGCCGGGATCAGACTTCCAGTATCTCCATCGCCCGGTCACCGGCGAGCAACGGACTCACCTTCTTTTGGATCTCTTCCTTGAGAACGTCTACAATCTGTTCTTTCAGGTGATGCCGGTAGGTGACAATGCTGATCTGTCGTGCCGGCAGCGGCTCCCTGAAGTATTGGACCGATGCAAGTTCCTGTTGGGAAAAATCACGAACGGACAGTTCCGGCAGTATGGTGATCCCGTCATTGGCATCCACCAGCCGTTTCAGTGAATCAATGCTTCCGGCTTCATAAACCAGGTTGTTTGGCGTTTTCTTGTGCTTTCTGAGTTCACACAGCTTCGCGATCTGGCTGCGCAGGCAGTGCCCCTCCTCAAGGAGCCACAGATTGTCCGGATCCAGTTCGTTCGGGGTGATATATTTTTCTCCGATGGGCTGCAGACCTTTGCCACGGTAGACCACAAACGGTTCGTTGTAGAGCGGAAGTTCGCGGATGGAGTCCTGCCCCAGTGGCGTTGCCAGTATCCCGGCATCAATCATGTTTGATTTCAGCCGGGCGATGGTCTCGCTGGTCGTCAGTTCATTGATGGTGACCCGCAGCCCGGGATAACCGGCCAGTAAATCCGGCAGAAAGAGCGGCAGCAGATACGGGGCAACGGTAGGAATCACCCCGATCCGGAGTTCTCCTTCTACCTGGTCGGACATCTCACCCGCAAGGCGCTGCATATGTTCTACCTCCTCCCGGATACGACGGGCCTGGGCAATGATTCGTTTGCCGGTTTCCGTTGGCATTACGGGAGACCGGCTGCGATCAAATATTTTCACCCCGAGCTCCTCCTCAAGACGGTTCACCATCGTACTGAGGGTGGGCTGCGTTACGTGGCAATGCTCCGCCGCCCTGGCAAAATGACGAAACCGGTCAATGGCAATAATGTAGGTCAGCTGCTGAAAATTCATAATCTCAGTAACGTTTCTGGTGGAAAACGGCATGGCGCCCTGGCTGTCGCCCCATCCGCTGCACATCAGGACAAGAACCCCTCAGCCAGACAACATATTCATTGGATATAGACACCGTCTATTGCAAGATAAACATTATCATAATAATTTAAATAACTTCTTTATTTGCACATGAATTGCCATGATTGCGCCCCAATCAACCCCATCCATCCCTCAAGCGCCTCGTGCGGTTCGCCGGTCGGAAATCTTTTGTGCTGGCTTGGTGAACTTGATGAAATGATCATGACCGGGCTGGCATCAGGACACACAGGCACATGACTAAAACCGGTCATGGAATTGCACGTGTCCATGTAATCAAAAATTTAAAATGCTGAACCGACGGTTACGAAGTGCTATGATCATGACCGGGCTGGCATCAGGACACACAGGCGCATGACTAAAACCGGTCATGGAATTGCACGTGTCCATGTAATCAAAAATTTAAAATGCTGAACCGACGGTTACGAAGTGCTATGATCATGACCGGGCTGGCATCAGGACACACAGGCACATGACTAAAACCGGTCATGGAATTGCACGTGTCCATGTAATCTAAATTTTTAAAAGATGAACCGAAGATCACGAAGTGCAATCAAATTTTTTAAACAGATGAAACACCTTGTTTTTCGTATTGCGATATTTCAGCCGGGCACCTAAACTATGGCGGTTATGTCGGCACAGAAGCCGCCACAGCTTACAGAAGTCCGCTGTTCGAACCCTGCTGATCCCGGGAGCGCATTGGTAACAGCCATTATCAAACATAAAGCCACAGCACCATTCCAAAGAAAATTGTCATACTGCTTGCCAGTACACTGACGGTGATGTCGGGCGCCACAATCGGCCCCGTTCTGCCCCTGATGAGCGAGGTGTTTGCCGATACGCCCAATGCGGCGTTTCTGACCCGCCTGATTCTGACCATGCCCGCCCTGTTTATTGTATTGTTCTCCACGTTGTGCGGATATCTTGTGGATCGCCACGGTCGCAAGAACATACTCTTGATGGCGACACTGCTGTATGGCATCTCCGGTTCGGCCGGTTTGTGGCTTGACTCCCTCACCGCCATCCTGATCAGCCGGGCGATGCTTGGCATGTCTGTGGCAGGGGTGATGACCGTCTGTATCACACTCATCGGCGATTATTACAGCGGCGACGAACGGCAGTATTTCGCCGGACTGCAAAGCGCATTTATGGCGTTCGGAGGTGTCGTGTTCATCTCCGCAAGCGGAGTGCTCGCCGACATCAGCTGGCGCGCACCGTTTCTGATATATACCATGGCGTTTTTACTGCTGCCCGCCATCGCCCTGATCATCACCGAACCGCCAGTGAATCGCGGCAGCGACAGTGAGCCGCCTGAGCCGAGGGGCACACCGGACACATCGCCGCCCCCCTCCCCCACATCGTTTCCCAAAGGGATCATCACCCTGATTATCGGATCGGCTTTCGCCGGCATGGCCATTTTCTACATGATCCCGGTTCACATGCCTTTTTTTATCAACAGCTTCGGCGATGTGAGCAACACCGCCATCGGCTTTGCCCTGGCCTCCTTTGTGCTCACCGGCGCAATCGTTGCCCTGAATTACCAGCGGTTTCTGGTGCGTATGAGCTATGCTTCCATCTATCTGCTTTGCTTTTTTCTGCTCGGCACCGGATATATCCTCATCTCCTTTGCCGGCAGTTACCACGAGATTTTTGCAGGCATGGTACTGGGTGGATTCGGATCCGGACTGCTGATGCCCAATAGCAACGTATGGATGCTTTCGGAGGCGCCGGCGCATCTCAGGGGCAGGCTTTCAGGCACACTTACGTCTGCGGTTTTCCTGGGACAGTTTCTGTCACCCATCCTCACCCAGCCGATGGTGGATGCCACATCCATCGATACCGGTTTTCTGATCATCGGCCTGACGGTCGCTTCGGCCGCGCTGCTGGTAACAATCGGGTATCTCGTTTACACCAGCATCCGGAGCAGAATCCGACCGCGGTAAAAGGCACGTCTCTCATCAACCTTTCCCCCGGCAGGAGAGTCAGGCAGTCCACCTATTGGCGGATCTAATGGAAGGCGCAATCGCGAAACTCCCCTCTCCCGGAAGGAGAGTCAGGCTCTCCACTCGTAGCGATCCTGGCCGTCGGACGACGCGACGAATCCCGCTTTCTCCAGATAATTGCGGTGTTCCGGAGTTGAGCCATGAGCCACGAGCCTGTCAATCCCCTGTTCCTTCAGATAGCCCCGGTTATCCTCGAAGAGGAATGTTCCGATTTTGAAATCCCGGTAGTTGGGGATCACGAAATCCAGCACCACCGTATGCAGCCCCGCTTCACCCGGACGGGTCACCAGCAGCCCGGCAGGCACCATGTTCCTGAGCACAAAAATACAGCGGTCCTGCTCCTGCAGGTCGTCCTGAAACTCCGGTTGAAATTTCCGAATCTCTTCCCGGTAAAACCGGATGAACGCTTTAATGTACTCACCATTGCTGCCGACTTTAAGAAGCTGGAAATACTCCTTGTCGCCCAGCATCCTGCTCAGATAGTAGATGTTGATCAGGACGATAAATCCATTCATGGCGGCGACGGGGGTGGCGCCTATCAGGATTCCGTAGAGACAAAAGGTGGCGGCACCGATCAGGTTGATAATCCTGAGCCGGATGATCGCGCTCATCATCAGCGAGACGGCAATCAGTACGGATGCCGTATAACCGATGATTTCATAAATAACATGGGTTTCCATAAAAAAAAAGCCGGTATATGATCCTGAATACGTTTCAGGTCATGATACCGGCATTTTCACAAAGATAAAACAGGCGGCCTTCTCCGGCTGCTATTTCAGAGCTTTTCTGACATCCTTTTTAATGTCATCCGATTTATCCTTTCCCTTCTGGATGATATCCTCCGTCATGTTTTTTCCCTTGTCGATCATCTCTTCGGTGTCCTTCAGCGCCGCTTCGTAGCGACTGTTCATGTTCTTAACAAAATCATCGAACTCGGATCTCACCAGGTCGGCATACTCATCACCTTTTCGGGAAATCTGTTTTCTTGTTTTCTCCCCTTTGTCCGGAGCAAAAAGTACTCCAAGCAGGGCTCCGATAAACGATCCGATAATTACACTGATCAGCATATTGAGTTTGCTCATAATCCCTCGCGATTTTTGGTTCATGGTATAGTTAGATAACACGATGCAGGACTCATCTGTTCCGAAGTGCGGAACAAGTGGCCACGTGCTCTTCAAATGGCTGCGGCTGAACCCGGCCAAAGGCATTCGTCATGGCTGGCCGCCGTCGATGTATCCTCTTGCCCGGGCTATTCGTGACGGCTCAGCGGAGCGGCCGTTCCTTTCGCGCGGATGGTGACCACATATGTAACGACCGCGACCGGTTCGATCAGCCCTATCAGACGGATTCAAAAATGGCGATACCGTTATGCCCGCCGAAACCGAACGTATTGCTCATCGCCACATCGATCTTTTTCTCCATGCTTTCGCCGATCACGATATTGATATTGGAGGGGATTTGCGGATCCAGATCGGTGGTATTGATGGTAGGAGGAATCACATTGTCCCGAAGCGCCAGTATGGTAATGATCGCTTCGATGGCGCCGGCCGCACCCATCAGGTGCCCGGTCATGGATTTGGTGGCGCTTATCCACAGGTCGTTCTTTCCGGAGCCTACCATCGACGCGATGGCTTTGATCTCGCTGATATCACCCACCGGGGTGGATGTCGCATGCGGGTTCAGGTAATTAACATCACTGATATCCCGTTTTGCTTCGGCAAGCGCGCGTTTCATTCCCTCGATAGCGCCAATACCTTCGGGATGGGTGGCCGAAAGATGGTAAGCGTCGGCGGTCATGGCCGCACCGGTCACTTCACAGTAAATATGCGCGCCCCGGGCCACGGCATGGTCATAATCCTCCAGAACAATGGCTCCGGCCCCTTCTCCCATGACAAATCCGTCGCGGCCGGTGTCAAACGGCCGGGATGCCGATTTCGGGTCATCGTTCCTCGGCGACATCGCCTTCATGGCCGAAAAGCCGCCCACAGAGCCTTCCGTAATCGGGGATTCCGATCCGCCGGTAACGATCACCTTCGCCTTCCCCCATTTGATATAGTTGAATGCGTCCATGAT contains these protein-coding regions:
- a CDS encoding PEP/pyruvate-binding domain-containing protein, with amino-acid sequence MNHQDRAGTGISGLDKAIDYLRLGDNVVWQVDSVFDYQKLIEPFVRQTHNDKRRLVYVRFGSHAPLLDHHPDITEYDVDPGKGFEHFAGAIHQMMEREGRKTFYVFDCLTDLLANWHSDLMIGNFFKVTCPYLFDLDTIAYFALRRNMHTNSCIAGIRETTQLLLDVYHVRGNRYIHPLKVWQRYSPTMFFPHLIRGEEAVSVTSSAEAAGLFSGIPRPEERLDNWDVIFRQAREVLEQNEEQHQAVKRKLLRMLVGQESAMFDLCDRYFSLADLIAVASREIGSGFIGGKSVGMLLARKILETEDEARFAPFMEPHDSFYVGSDVFYTYVVRNGWWKLRTQQKTDEGYFSLAPDFRDKLLSGTFPPEIREEFLQMLEYFGQSPIIVRSSSLLEDNFGNAFAGKYESVFCANQGSIEERYEAFESAIRTVYASTMNRDALMYRKNRGLSDKDEQMAVLVQRVSGDRYDDLFFPHVAGVGNSSNLYVWDKNIDMEAGMLRLVFGLGTRAVDRTVSDYARLVTLDRPKRLPPMYSDEQQKFAQRQVDAVSLSENAFVTRDWQSLGTLDLRADKALFATIDYQTEQRMRSLGQRNYTAPYLLDFQGLLESSPFPGFMRDMLALLSKVYEYPVDVEFTANFTEEGAFKVNLVQCRPLQTRGLGRAVSMPEQTADETCLIRQTGNFMGGNVHLPIDHVVYVDPQAYRERREQDKFAVARQIGKINALLRNSSAMLVGPGRWGTTTASLGVPVHFSELSHMSVICEVSSTAAGFMPELSYGSHFFQDLVETGIFYIAVFDGRQDVIFNPEIIHSRDNLLTELLPEAGSFSDVIHVARTEGLQIYSDVMTQQVVCR
- a CDS encoding amphi-Trp domain-containing protein, translating into MRNEDLRFKSKERKSREEAAVFLRQLADKIEAGKLTLKQGSEEVLLELPGDVTVEIEVEDKKKQKKGIQHKLEVEIKWYEGDDASGPVELG
- a CDS encoding LysR substrate-binding domain-containing protein — translated: MNFQQLTYIIAIDRFRHFARAAEHCHVTQPTLSTMVNRLEEELGVKIFDRSRSPVMPTETGKRIIAQARRIREEVEHMQRLAGEMSDQVEGELRIGVIPTVAPYLLPLFLPDLLAGYPGLRVTINELTTSETIARLKSNMIDAGILATPLGQDSIRELPLYNEPFVVYRGKGLQPIGEKYITPNELDPDNLWLLEEGHCLRSQIAKLCELRKHKKTPNNLVYEAGSIDSLKRLVDANDGITILPELSVRDFSQQELASVQYFREPLPARQISIVTYRHHLKEQIVDVLKEEIQKKVSPLLAGDRAMEILEV
- a CDS encoding MFS transporter, which gives rise to MLASTLTVMSGATIGPVLPLMSEVFADTPNAAFLTRLILTMPALFIVLFSTLCGYLVDRHGRKNILLMATLLYGISGSAGLWLDSLTAILISRAMLGMSVAGVMTVCITLIGDYYSGDERQYFAGLQSAFMAFGGVVFISASGVLADISWRAPFLIYTMAFLLLPAIALIITEPPVNRGSDSEPPEPRGTPDTSPPPSPTSFPKGIITLIIGSAFAGMAIFYMIPVHMPFFINSFGDVSNTAIGFALASFVLTGAIVALNYQRFLVRMSYASIYLLCFFLLGTGYILISFAGSYHEIFAGMVLGGFGSGLLMPNSNVWMLSEAPAHLRGRLSGTLTSAVFLGQFLSPILTQPMVDATSIDTGFLIIGLTVASAALLVTIGYLVYTSIRSRIRPR
- a CDS encoding YtxH domain-containing protein, which gives rise to MSKLNMLISVIIGSFIGALLGVLFAPDKGEKTRKQISRKGDEYADLVRSEFDDFVKNMNSRYEAALKDTEEMIDKGKNMTEDIIQKGKDKSDDIKKDVRKALK
- the fabF gene encoding beta-ketoacyl-ACP synthase II, whose protein sequence is MSNRVVVTGLGALAPLGNDLDTFWDNVKNGVSGAGPITRFNPEKFRTRFACELKDFNAADHLDRADIKRSDMFTQYALIASDQAIRDSGFDFSKMSPFDVGVIWGTGQGGMMTFEEQMKAYYQGDGTPRFSPFFVPKLIANMASGMISMRNGYMGVNYTTVSACATSNTAIMDAFNYIKWGKAKVIVTGGSESPITEGSVGGFSAMKAMSPRNDDPKSASRPFDTGRDGFVMGEGAGAIVLEDYDHAVARGAHIYCEVTGAAMTADAYHLSATHPEGIGAIEGMKRALAEAKRDISDVNYLNPHATSTPVGDISEIKAIASMVGSGKNDLWISATKSMTGHLMGAAGAIEAIITILALRDNVIPPTINTTDLDPQIPSNINIVIGESMEKKIDVAMSNTFGFGGHNGIAIFESV